The genome window TAGGCAGAGAGGATAGAACGTGCTTGAGAAGCACCACCCGTCCCCCTGGCGACAGAATTCGCTGCTTCCAAAATAAAATTCGACCAACAATGGCCTTGCAAACCTCCCCAAAATACTCCTTCTTCCGCCGACCCGTGTACAAGGGGCAACCCAAATACCGGATCGGAAAGCTTCGATTCTGGAAGCCCGTAAGATGCCTGATAATGCTGCAGCGATACGGAGAAAGGCGAGGATGCACAAGGAAGGCACTCTTTTGCTTATTAATCTTCTGTCCCGACACCTCACAATAATCTTCGACAGCCCTCATCACAAGACGCAGAGAAGATTTCAAGCCACTGGTGAAGATGACCACATCGTCGGCAAAAGCCAGATGTGTGACAATCGGGCAACCAATCGGAATCTTATACGGTTGAAACTGACGCTGCTCAACCATAGCGTTCAGCGCCCGAGAGAGAGCTTCAGAACCTATCACAAACAAGGCTGGAGATAGTGGGTCCCCTTGTCTCAACCCACGCGTTGAACGAAAGAACCCCTGAGGGGTCCCGTTGATCAAAACCGAGAACCAAACATTAGAAACCAGTCTCCAAATGGCATCAATCCATGACTCGGAGAACCCGAAACGCCTCAACACTTGCAATAGAAAATACCATGACACCCTATCGTAAGCTTTCATCATATCCAACTTAAGCACCACGTTTCCTCCACGTGACTGTTTCCCAATATCTGCCACCAATTCCTGTGCCAGTAAAAAGTTGTCTGCAATTTGTCGCCCTTTGACGAATCCACTCTGTTGAGGGGAGATGATCCGGGGTAACAACTTAGCTAACCGATCCGACAAGATACGTGAGAGCACTTTATTTAAGAAGTTACAAAGACTTATCAGACAGTATTGTGTGAAGTCCTGGGGGCACTGAACCTTAGGGATCAGGACAATATTCGTGGCGGTAATGCTCCTTGGCAGCTCCGCCCCACAAAAGAAGCTTAAAACCGCCTGGTAGACATCCTCCGCAATCACATCCCATGCAAATGTGAAAAACTCCCCCGTAAACCCATCCGGTCCCACAACGCTCTCACTATCCATTGAGAAAATCACCTTCTTAACATCCTCTAAAGTGGGGGGCTCCATTAGTCCGGAATTATCCTGATCGGTCACCAACCTCGGAATGGTATTCAAGAACTCATAAGTTGAGGGAGGCGCCTCTGCAGTGAAAAGCCCCTGGAAAAAACCAATTGCCTCCTTTCCGATGAGGTCCTCAGATTCTACCCAAGCACCAGTAGGTCCACGGATCCTATGAATGATAGCCCTACTTCTCCTCTCTGCCACCACCGCATGGAAGTACTTAGTATTCCTATCGCCATCCTTCAGCCACCGCACCCTggctttttgtttccaaaatcctTCTTCGACAACCAAGGTAACCCGAAGCCGCTCCCTGGCAACATTGAGGGCCCGTTGCACAGAGTCAGAGGAGTCCTGCTCCTGGGCCACCTCCGCCTCCTGTACAGCCCTCTCTGCCTCCTTAACAGCCTTGAATATGTCCCCAAAAGAGTCCCTAGACCACCCTTTCAGCGCTTGCTTGACCGCACGCAACTTGGAAGCTAAACTCCCTAACGGCGACCCGCCAAACTCCCCTGACCATGCATCACGTATGACGTCCCGCAGCCCCGCTTTCGTGGTCCACACATTGAGAAAACGAAAAGGCTTCGGTTTATGATCGAAGCGAAAGGAAGCGGTCATCAAAAGCGGGGAATGATCCGACGGATCCCTAGCCAAGTGCTGCACCAGGAAGCTAGATCCCATCTGCAAAGCCTCCAAGTTGAGAAGCACTCTATCGAGGCGTTTCCAAATCCGAGCCCGCCCTTGCCGATTATTACACCACGTATACTTGGAACCCGAGAAACCTGCGTCCATCACTCCAGCCTCCACCATGAACCGCGCAATTTCGACCCCTTCATTTAATTGAAATGGCACCCCTCCTCGCTTCTCTTCCTCCTGAGCAATCACATTTAAATCTCCCGCTAAGAACCACGGAGTCTCAGTTGGCTTGTCCAACAACAACTCTGCCCACAACATCTCGCGGTCGAGCACTGTGCATTTGGCATGGATAAAGGAGAAAACCAGGGTAGATGGGAATAACGGGCAATGGACCTGTAGCGACACATGTTGACTCGACTCGCCAACCACCAAGCAAGAGAGACCTGAGTTGTAAAAGACCCAAACGGTACCCCCCCTATTTGAGACACTCCCATCCATCCCCAACTGTAAGCGCACAGCATCAATGTTGTCTAGGGTAACTTTCGGCTCGCAAATCGCCACCAATTTTAAAGAATGTAGTTTAACAAGTTTCTTAAGCCTCCTAAAATTTGGGGCGCGAGAAACACCCCTAATATTCCAAAATAGCATTTTAATCATTGGAGAGAACTACAAAGGAATTAGATGAAGAGGACTTACTTGATCGTAAAGTTCGGTCAGATGGAAAACGAGCACGAACTCCCCGATGTCTAGCGTGAGCCCTTTCCCATTGCCCTTCACCCCCAGAGAGATGATTTACCACCCCTTCCGCATCAGCAACCGAATCAAGGTGAAGAGAATCAGCTAGCCTTCCTTGAGTGTCATCAAGATCCACAATGAGCTGCATATTCGCAAGAGAAAGACTGCCATCTTCTAGATTTAATGCCTCCATTCCTGCCCCATATTCCAATCTCGTTCGACCCTCCTCCTTAGGAGACAAGCTGTCCTTGCGACGTTGAGTTCCAACTACTTCCTCCTCCATAATCTCAACACCCATTTGCCCCTCTATCGATACTTTAGCCAGTGCCACATCCATCTCCTCTGGCCGCACTACCATTCCCATTTTGCAGCTGTCAAGATGCAGCCCAGGCTCTTCCCCTTGGCTCGCTGCCCCCATGTATGCACCCCCACCCACGGCCTGCTCCTCCAAGGTAAACTCCCTGACATGAACATTCTCAATCTGCTCCTCCTCAGGTTCATCCACCACTCAATCCGCCAGCGCATGGATGATAGCATCAGCAGCAGCCTCGATCCCTTCCTCCACGAGCGCAGCCACTGATCCAGGATGCTGTCTAGAAGTCTGCACTTGCAGTCCACCCATAACAGACGGAGGCGTAACAGTTGAGACCATACCCAATCGCTGCCCCTCCGCCTGCCCCATTTCCTTTACCTGCCGCGCACCTGATTGCACCTCAGCAGTTACCTCAATTACCAGGCCTGGCCTTTCACCCTCTGGTCCCTTGTTAACCTGCAATGAGGGCACCCCCACGCCGCCCCTCCTTCCCACAACCTGGTCTTCCTGCATCTTAGACATCCTCAGGGCAGGATGTTTCACACGGCACTGATCCTCCCCATGCCCTTGTCGGTAACAATGACTACAATACTTAGGAAGATTCTCGGGTATGAGAACCTGCCAAAAGCCATCCCCATCACCCATGTCCACCCACACCTTCGATGGTATCGGCTTCAATAAATCAATCTCGACACACACCCGTGCCACATTCGGGCGAGAGAATGAAGCCGTAGCCGCATCAACGAATAACGGCTTGCCCATGCAGGACACAAGATGAAAAAGACATGGCTTAGCAAACAAATGAATAGGCAACTTGGGCAAGCGAACCCAGACAGGGACAAGGGACGACTCTCTATCGACATGGAACTTAGATGTCCACTTGAAAACTCTCATAGGACACCCAAACACATACCAGAGGTTACGGCCCCAAACGCGTAGGAAGTCCGCTTCGCTAAGAAATTTCAGCAACACATGTCGAGAATCTAACAAACCCACTGATACCGTGTCTTTCAAATCAAGAGTCGAGAAGAACTTACGAAGATCCTGCATCGCTGGACGCCccttggagaattttccaaccAAGGTGTATCGAAAAGGGGCAGCTACCGCTGCAATGTCCGCAGCGTTGAAGATTACTGCCGGCTCCCCACGATGGGTTGACAAAGTTGCTTGAACCACATCAGGCGAGCGACTCTCAAACAACGCAGAGAATGATTTCTTCTGGAAGTTTGGAGAAGAAGAGACCGATGGCCCCCCACCAGGAGGTAGGGGGCAGCCGCGGCTGCCATGGGAAAAAAAAACGAAGGAACCCTAAAATTCTAAAACTGGAAACTCGAGAGAGAAAACATTCGAGTACTGGCTCTTTTAGAAGTATTTTTccaatacataatataaatatatttataaatgtataaattataaatgaatattatataaatgtataaattataatttttaatttttaatttttaatttttatataaatatacatttatgcatttataatacatttataaatttttacataaatatttataaatgtactACAATTTACACCTTATCAACCACTTTGCCTTGGCTGTAAAATGATCTTTTATCTCTCCTGACCATAGGAAAGAAGCTAGTAGAGCATCAGTTTTCTCAATACAGCCTTAGAGTGTATGAATGCACTTGCACAATAAAGGTAGGTGCACTCAAAACTGATTGAATTAGCTGCAATCTACCCTCGTAACTGAGTTTCTTATTTGCCCAACTATAAATTCTTTGCTGAATTTTATTGAAGATAGGTTAACAATCTTGATATCTAAGCTTAATAGATATCAATGGCAATCCCAAATATTTCACAGAAAAGGCACTTCTAGTGATGCTCACTCTATCACTTAGCTTTTCAGCAACCTCATCTGACACTCCTGATAAAAGTACGTTACTCTTCTGTAGATTTGGTTTAAGTCCAGATAACCACTCAAATTCAGTAAGAGAGTCCTTAAGAACGTGGAGAGACTGAGTAGTAGCAACAGCAGACACAAGGAAAAGGTCATAAGCAAATGCAACATGAGAAAAATTAAGCTCAGTACAACCAGGGTGAAAATCAAAGCCTCTTTTCTGAATATCTCTTTGCAATAGTGTAGAAAAACTCTCTATACCTATGAGAAAGAGATAGGGGTAAATGGGGTCTCCTTGTCTAAGTCCTCTTTCACTATGAAAATATCCAATTAATGATCCATTTGCCTTGATAGAAAAATGTGTTGTGGTGACATGCTTCTCCACCCAGTGAACATACTTTTCAGGAAATCCCATAATTTTCATAGTAGTAAATAGGAAATGCTAATCCACAGTATCATAAGTTTTCATGGAGTCAACCTTTAGCACAAATCTTGGTTTTCCTCTATACCTATGGTATCCACGGACCAGCTCATGCATGATTAGCACACTATCTGCAATCTACCTCCCTTTAATAAAAGCATTTTGTGTTTTGGAAATCAAATCAGGCAAAACTTCTTTagtctaatattggttaatacATCTGAGTGGCATCTATGTAGAAGATTATAGCAGGGGATAGGTCTGAAATCCATCATCTGCACTGCATCTTTAATCTTAGGAATCAAGGACAATGAGGCATTGTTCTGAGGAAAATACATGTATTCATTCTCAAAATAGAACTTTAAAGCAGCAATGACGTTATTTCCCACAATTTCTcaattgcttttgaaaaataTAGCTGTGAAACGCTCGGGACGAGGGGCATTGCGATTCTTCATAGCAAACATTGTTAGCatatgttatttttattttctttctctctcctatTATTTTGTTATCCCTTGTAACTACTATAAGATTAGGATAGAATTAGTTTTTGTATTTCTATATGATAAAGATAGGACTAATTAGTTAAATGACAAGGATAAAATTAGCATAGTATTCTAGTACGTTAGGCTGGAAGTTTGCATTTGATCAAGGGCATGATACGATTGAGGTTGGCTGGGCCAAGAAAGTCACCTATCTCTGGAACATGCAAGTCGAAAAATTGATGTGTGTCCAAATACCCctttgcttat of Coffea arabica cultivar ET-39 chromosome 5c, Coffea Arabica ET-39 HiFi, whole genome shotgun sequence contains these proteins:
- the LOC113690699 gene encoding uncharacterized protein, producing MGAASQGEEPGLHLDSCKMGMVVRPEEMDVALAKVSIEGQMGVEIMEEEVVGTQRRKDSLSPKEEGRTRLEYGAGMEALNLEDGSLSLANMQLIVDLDDTQGRLADSLHLDSVADAEGVVNHLSGGEGQWERAHARHRGVRARFPSDRTLRSMLDREMLWAELLLDKPTETPWFLAGDLNVIAQEEEKRGGVPFQLNEGVEIARFMVEAGVMDAGFSGSKYTWCNNRQGRARIWKRLDRVLLNLEALQMGSSFLVQHLARDPSDHSPLLMTASFRFDHKPKPFRFLNVWTTKAGLRDVIRDAWSGEFGGSPLGSLASKLRAVKQALKGWSRDSFGDIFKAVKEAERAVQEAEVAQEQDSSDSVQRALNVARERLRVTLVVEEGFWKQKARVRWLKDGDRNTKYFHAVVAERRSRAIIHRIRGPTGAWVESEDLIGKEAIGFFQGLFTAEAPPSTYEFLNTIPRLVTDQDNSGLMEPPTLEDVKKVIFSMDSESVVGPDGFTGEFFTFAWDVIAEDVYQAVLSFFCGAELPRSITATNIVLIPKVQCPQDFTQYCLISLCNFLNKVLSRILSDRLAKLLPRIISPQQSGFVKGRQIADNFLLAQELVADIGKQSRGGNVVLKLDMMKAYDRVSWYFLLQVLRRFGFSESWIDAIWRLVSNVWFSVLINGTPQGFFRSTRGLRQGDPLSPALFVIGSEALSRALNAMVEQRQFQPYKIPIGCPIVTHLAFADDVVIFTSGLKSSLRLVMRAVEDYCEVSGQKINKQKSAFLVHPRLSPYRCSIIRHLTGFQNRSFPIRYLGCPLYTGRRKKEYFGEVCKAIVGRILFWKQRILSPGGRVVLLKHVLSSLPIHLLAAASPTKGVLREIEREMAAFLWGSSEYGPRFHWMKWEDLCRPQGRSLWASFIAAKYCRGRHPCLVEERIGSSYTWRRMCMVQGVMEENIGWIVRSGTMDFWHDNWTGSGPLCRQVEVFQDHRVADFVIGGEWSAPLLSKVLQPEVFRLVMASSPPALQGEDRMVWMLTPAGEFSVASAMSLVRAHSNGSLGSACIWHRFLPVTISFFMLRLLSDRLPLMEQLRRFGVQGPSRCCCCINPQEEQLNHLFCTGETARQVWKAFDFPGGCSDGINSVRHRAISWWIRPASNRYLAFVYRLLPSLICWEVWRARTNGFMQGGRVEGGVVITRVMHWLKELLHLQFPSLPWAHATWVSLHDYLEMRPRRWLIWPVKWLPPPEGYKLNTDGCSLGNPGRSGGGGLLRDCHGGFLFGFSCYFGITTSLHAELRALVYGVRQCVARGYTQLHLEVDSLTLVQILSGGHACPWRLQVEVDEILRLQSLVRSITHCWREANQPADRLAKLGAIRRDAVFFDSFDSLPLMARGEIRDWCMTQSQKGDLDFDSKIEKAAKYLRKQTRLQKQTLQPSSPGFHITLEIAESGNSGDEEMAEENRNNGNNQ